TGCGTCCGCACCGCCGACGGCAGCGCGGACCCGGAGCGGATCGTCTCCTTCTGCGGCCGTGAGAAGGAGCTGCTCGCCACGCCCGAGGGCCCCGTGGCCCAGGCCGACCTGGACACCCGGGTCACCGCGGCCTCGCCCCGCGTCTTCCTGCATCAGCTGCACCTCACCGGCGAGGGCCGGAGCGAGCTGTGGTGCACGACGTTCGACGGGAAGCCGTTCACACCCGACGAGGCCGCCGAACTGGCCACATCCGTCGCGGCGTTGACCGGGCGCTCCTGCCACGTGGAGCACCGTGACCACGTGCCGATCGGGCGCTCCGGCAAGTACGCCTGGCTGGCCGCGCCGAAGTGACCGCCTCAATGACCGCGGCCGCGCCGCCGACCCACCGGACCGGAGCCCTCATGCAGACTTCCGTATCGCACGCCCCCACCGCCGAAGAGCTGCTCGGCGCCGACCTGCACGCCGAGGTCGTACGGCACTTCGCCGCGAAGCCCGACGCCCCGGAGCCCGCGTACGTCACCCACCAGGTCCGCGAATGCCTCCGCTACCTGTACCTGGTCTCCCGCCACCCCGACCGCCTCGCCGGTCTCTTCCTCCCCGTCGAGCAGGACATCGACGAGATCTGGCACTACCTGATCCTGCAGACCCGGGAGTACCGGGAACTGTGCGAACAGCGGTTGCCCGGAGGCCACTTCATCCACCACCGGAGCGTGTCGTACGACGCCTACCAGCAGGAGCCGGGGCGCGAGACGGCGGCGGAGGAGGCGCTGCGCTGGATTCCCCTCTACACCGCCGCGTTCGGTCCGTACGACGAGGACGCCCTGCCGCACTGGACGGTCGTGCGGTTCCTCCACGAGGTGCTCGAACTGTCCCTGACGGAGATCGCGGCGCTGGCGCACAGCACGGAAGGCTGAAGACCGGACACACCGACTGGTGCCGGACGCTCCAACTGGTGTCAGCTGCGCAGCATTTGATGCCGCACGACGGATTCCCGACGGGCCGTGCCATAGTAATGTGACATTTTACTGACCGGCCTCCGCGCCGCCGTCCGTCCGCCTGCCCGTCCGTGCGTCGTCCCCAGGGAGTCCTCGTGACCGTATCCGGCATGCCGCAGTCCGCCGCCCCGCTCCACACCGGCAGCCACGACCTGCCCGCCTCCGCCGAGCTCTCCCGCTTCATGGCGGAGGCCTGGGGCCCGTCCGCCCTGCCCGACTCCGACCGGGTGCCCGCGCACGCCGTCACCCCGGCCCGCCGGGCGCGGCTGTCCGCCCGCTTCCCCGGAGAACGGCTGATCGTGCCCGCGGGCGAGCTCACGGTCCGGTCGAACGACTGCGACCACCGCTTCCGGCCGCACAGCGCGTACGCCTGGCTGACCGGCCTGACCGGTGAGGACCAGGCCGGCGGCGTGCTGGTCATGGAGCCTTCGGGGCCGCACGGGCACGAGGCGGTGCTCCATCTGCGGCCGCGTTCACCGCGTGTCGACGGCGACGAGGAGTTCTACCGGGACCGGCGCTACGGCGAGTTCTGGGTGGGCCGCCGCCCCGACCTCGCCGAGGCGGAACGGCTCACCGGCATCCGCTGCGCCCACCTGGACTCCCTGGGGACACCGACGGGCCGCGACGCCGCCTCCGATCCCGAACTGGCCGCCGCGCTCTCCGAGTTGCGGCTCGTCAAGGACGCCTGGGAGGTCGAGCAGTTGCAGCTGGCCGTCGACCACACCACCGCCGGGTTCGAGGACGTGGTCCGTGCGCTGCCGCGCGCGCTCACGCATCCGCGCGGGGAGCGCTGGATCGAGGGGGTGTTCGGCCTGCGCGCCCGCGCCGAGGGCAACGGCACCGGCTACGAGACCATCGCGGCCTCCGGAGCCCATGCCTGCGTGCTCCACTGGATCCGCAACGACGGACGCCTCGACCGTGACGAGCTGCTGCTCCTGGACGCGGGCGTGGAGACCGACACGCTCTACACCGCCGACATCACCCGCACCCTGCCGCTCTCCGGCCGCTTCTCCCCCGTCCAGCGCCAGGTGTACGAGCTGGTGCTCGCCGCGCAGGACGCGGGGATGGCGGCGCTGCGTCCCGGTGCGCGCTTCCGGGACTTCCACCGGGCCGCCATGCGGGTCGTCGCGGAGGGCCTTGCCGAGTGGGGCGTCCTCAAGGACGCGCGGGGCGACCTGCACCGCCGCTACACCCTGTGCGGCAGCGGCCACATGCTCGGGCTCGATGTGCACGACTGCGCCAAGGCACGCGCCGAAACCTATCTGGACGGTGTCCTGGAGGAGGGCCAGGTCCTCACCGTGGAGCCCGGTCTCTACCTCCAGCCCGACGACGGGACACTCCCCGCCGAGCTGCGCGGCATCGGCGTCCGGATCGAGGACGACCTGGTCGTGACGGCGGAGGGCGCCCGCCTGATGTCGGGCGCGCTGCCGCGCACGGTCGAGGGCGTCGAGGAGTGGATGGGCACACTGCTCGACGCCCGCGTCTGAGCCCCGCACGGCGGCACAACCGCGCGTTTCTCTTCCGCCCGGTCCATGGGGTACAGTCGATCATGTGCTCGACGCCGGAACAACGGCGCAGGGCCCGCGCGTTGGTGGTCCAAGGAAAGGCGCCCCACTTCCTGTGGGGAGATGCAGGTGCAAGGCCTGCCCAGCGCTCGCGAAAGAAGGCCCCGGCCTCCGTCACGGAGGCCGGGGCCTTCTCGCGTAGGCGACACTGTGACCATGTTCGTCGACCGCCTTCCGCCCCCGCACACCTACGGCCGCCTCCGCGTCGAGCGCCACGATCTGTCCCCCGCCCACTGGCTCGGGCAACGCCCCTCGGCCGCCGACGGGTTCGGGACGGTGGCAGCCGTGTGCGCCCCCGGCTTCGCGGCATACGCGCGGATCCTGCACCCCGCCCGGCTCGGCACCGCACCGGTGCGATGGGACCGGGCCGCCGCCTCGTACGGCGCGACGGTCGGTGCGGCGACGCGCTGGCACGAGCTGATCGGCGCCGAGGACCGCCTCCTCTACCGCAACGACGACACCCCCGCCGTCCCCGGCGTCTGGGACGAGCACCCGCACGAAGGGCCGACGCCGGGCGACGTGGCCCGGACCATGATCCCCGTCCTGGCGCGGCACACCGGGACTCCCGACCGCTGTTGGTACGGACTGTGGGCCGGTTACGGGCACATCGAATGGGACGGCGTGCCCGTCTTCGACACGCCGGGCCGCGAGGAGATCCTGCTCTCCGGCCCCCTCGACGACGCCGACTCGCCCGCGCCCGGCTTCATCGACGGCGTGCCCGAACTCCCCGACCTGTGGTGGCCCGAGGACCGCGCCTGGTGCGTGGGCGGTGACGTCGGCCTCGTCAGCACGTACGTCGGAGGCTCCGCGCGGTGTGTCGCCGAACTCCTCGCGACCCCGGGGCTCGAGGCCTACGAGGTCGACGGGACGTCCGCAGTGGACTGAGCCCGCGCGTGCCGGTCAGCGCAGGATGCCCGCCCTGCCCGACCGTGCCGTGGAGACGAGTTCGGCGACCGTGGCGATCTTGACGCGGGGGCGGCCCGCGCTCGCGCCCCTGGTCACCTCGGCCCGCTCGATGGCGGCGAGTCCGCGCGCGTCGACCACCTGGCGGTTGCGGCGGCGCGCCAGCCGGTGGAAGGCCTTCGTGGCGTGTTGCGGGGCGGGCAGCGCGCCCGCGACCGCGTCGGCGAGGAGGGTGGTGACCGTTTCTGCGGCGCAGGTGCGGTTGGCGCCGATGCCGCCGCTGGGGCCGCGCTTGATCCAGCCCACGACGTAGGTGCCGGGGCGTCCCTCCACCCGGCCGCCCTCGTGGGGCACGGTGCCGCCGGTCTCGTCGAAGGGCAGTCCGGCGACGGGCGTGCCGCGGTAGCCGATGGCGCGCAGGAGCAGGCCCGCCGGGATCGGCTCCTCCCCCGCGGCCGTCGCCACACGCACCGCGTCGACCCGTTCCGTGCCGAGGAGTTCGACGGGTTCGCAGTGGAAGCGCAGCACGATGCGGCGGCCGGGCTCCGGCTGTCGTTCCCAGTCGGGCCGTACGCGCGTGACGCCCCGCAGGGCCGCCGCCTTGTCCCTCGCGTCCGCGGCGTCGATGGCGTCCGCGACGCGCGGGTCGTGGTCGTCGACGACCAGGTCCACGCCCGGCAGGTGCTTGAGTGCCAGGAGTTCGGACCTGGTGTACGCGGCGTGCTCGGGGCCGCGCCGGGCGAGCAGGACGACCTCGCGGACCTTGCTGCCGCGCAGGGCGCGCAGCGCGTGGTCGGCGATGTCGGTGCGGGCGAGGGTGTCGGGGTCGGCGAGCAGGATGCGGGCGACGTCCAGGGCCACGTTGCCGTTGCCGACGACGACGGCACGCTCCGCCGACAGGTCGATGCCGTCCGGCTCCGCGTCGGGGTGGGCGTTGTACCAGGCGACGAACGCGGTCGCGGAGATGCTGCCGGGCAGCTCCTCGCCGGGGATCGAAAGGCGCCGGTCGGCCGAGGCGCCCACGGCGTAGACGACCGCGTCGTGGTGGGCCGCGATCTCCTCCGGGGTGACGTCGGTGCCCACGTCGAGGCCGAGGTGCATCCGTACCCGCGGGTGCGCGTGGAAGCGGGCGAAGGTCTCGCCGACCTTCTTGGTCGCGGGGTGGTCGGGCGCGACGCCGTAGCGCACGAGTCCGCCCGCGACCGGGAGCCGGTCGATGAGGGTGACCTCGGCGCTGGTGTGCAGCAGCAGGTCCTGCACGGCGTACATCCCGGCGGGACCGGTGCCGACGACGGCGACCTTCAGCGGCGCGAAGTCCGCGGGCAGGACGCGGGGGAAGGACGGCTCGCCCCAGGCATGGAAGTTGGGACTGCCGGGGCCGGGATCGGGTGCGGCGTCCGCCGTCGCGTCGTCGTAGTAGGCCGCGTTGATCGCGGCGTACTCCTTCTGCGCGAGGGGCAGGGTGTCCACCGGGAAGATCGCGTCGACGGGGCACGCGTCGGCGCAGGCGCCGCAGGAGATGCACGTCTTCGGGTCGATGTGCAGCATCTCCGTGCTGCCGAACGCCCGCTCCTCCGGCGTGGGGTGGATGCAGTTGACCGGGCACACGGCCACGCAGGTGGCGTCGTTGCAACAGGTCTGGGTGATGGCGTAGGTCATGTTCGTCGGCTCAGCTCGGGTCGGATCGGCTCGGGACGCCTCAGATGAGGTGGGCGCGCTTGTAGAAGACCAGGGCCGGCTTGGTGAGCAGGCCGCACGACGCGAGGAACTCCATGAGGCCCGAACAGCTGGACCGCATCATGGACTTGTGGTGTTCGTTGGCCTTCGCCTCGGCGATGGCGCGCTCCTCGTCGAGCCCGGCGTTCGCGTACACCTTGCGGTTCACCATGCTGGTGACGATGACGTACGACGCGATGGCGATGATGAGGGAGTTGATCTCGCGGCGTACGCGGCCCGCGCCCGCGAGCTGCTTGCGCGTCTGGTCGCGGGCGAACTTCATGTGCCGCGACTCCTCGACGACATGAATGTTGTTGATGGTGCGGACGAACGGCACGACGCGCTCGTCCCGCATCCAGTCGCGCTGCATCACGTCGAGGACTTCCTCGGCGACGAGGATCGCGGCGTACGCGGCCTCACCGAAGGCGACGGACTTGAAGACCCTGCCGAGTTCGGTCGCCCAGCGGCGCGGCCGGTAGGCGGGGGCGCCGAGCTTCTCGGCGCCGCGGGCGAACATGATGGAGTGGCGGCACTCCTCGGCGATCTCGGTGAGCGCCCACTGCACCTCGGTGCTCGTCGGGTCCTTGGCGTAGACGTCGCGCAGCACCATCTGCTGCAGGATCATCTCGAACCAGATGCCCGTGCTGGCCACCGAGGCGGCCTCCTGCCGGGTCAGCTCCTTGCGCTGCCCCTCGGTCATCTCCCGCCAGTAGGCGGTGCCGTAGAGCGTGCTCCACTCCGGGCTGGCGCCGTGGCAGTCGCGGTCGAGGGGGGTGTCCCAGTCGACTTCGACGGCCGGGTCGTACGCCAGCACAGCGGCCGAGTCCAACAGCCGCCGGGCGACGTCGCCCTCCGGAGAACTGCCCTGTGTGCTCGGCCGAACAGTGCTGCTTGCCATGCTGCGGCTCCTTGGCTCGGTGACGCGTCGACTCCGACGACGTCCAGGCAGCGGGCACGGCGCCTCGTCACACGGCAGGCCGCGACCCCGTTGTTAGACAGAACGTATAACAACGGGGTCGGGTACGCCTACCCTCGAGTAAGTAAGAGATTGGACAGAGCCGTTGAAGCCGTAGAACCATGCAGGTCAGCCGGTCGTGGCCGGCCAGCGGATCCGTGTGCTGCACGCCGAGACGACCAGCGCGGAGGCGGCGACGGCGGCCAGACCCCACACCAGACTGCTGGCGTGGGCGATGAAACCGATGAGCGGCGGTCCCGCCAGCAGACCCGTCGTCCCCATGGCCGCCACCAGCGTCAGCGAGTCCGAGCCCTGCCCGGCCGCGGCCACGTAGACGCACGGGGTGACGGCCGCGATGCCGAGGCCGACACAGGCGAAGCCGAGCAGCGCGGGCACCAGGCCCCCGCTCAGCAGGGCGAGCGCGAGACCCGACCCTGCCAGCACGCTCCCGGTCAGGACGACGCGCCCGTCGCCCCAGCGGCTGCGCCATCCGTCGGCGAAGAGGCGGGCGACCAGCATCATTCCGGAGACGACGGCGATGCCCAGCGGCGCCAGCTCGGCGGACGCCTCGGCCACGTCCTCCAGATAGAGCGCCGACCAGTCGTTCATGGCACCCTCGGTGACGGTGCCGAACGCCATGGCGACGCACATCCACAGCGTCACCCGGGACGGCACCGTCCACTTGGACTTCTTCTTCTCCGGCGCCGCGGCGCCGGCCGTCTCCCGCTCCGTCAGGAGTCCCGAGCGGGCGCAGACCACCAGCAGGAGCAGGAAGAGCGCGGCCGCCCCGAAGTGCGCGGCGACCGCCGAGGTCACCGCGTTCATGCCGGAGGCGAGCAGCGCGGCGAGCAGCGAACCGCCGCTGAACGTCGCGTGCAGGCGGGCCATGGCGTTGCGCTCGTACCGCTTCTCCAGCTCGGCCCCCTGCGCGTTCATGGCGACGTTCAGACAGCCCACGAGGACGCCGTCGACGCACATGACGAGCAGCGCCACGGGATAGTTGGGTGCTCCGGCCAGCGCGAGGAGCAGCAGCGCCAGACAGAGCGCCGAAAGGAGCGCGAGGCGCTGCGAGCCGAGGCGCCGCATCAGGACGGCGACGAGCGGGAACGACACGGCGGCGCCGATACCCGCGGCCATGAGGAGCACGCCGACCTCGGCCGCTGACAGGTCGAGGTCCTCCTTGATGGCCGGGATGCGCGACGCCCAGGTCGCGTACTGGAAGCCGAGCGAGCAGAACAGTGCCGCGATCGCCAGCTGGCTCCGATGGAAAGGATCACGCACGCGGAGCACCCGCATCAGCCCACTTCTCCGGTTCTCTCGCCGGTACGGTCGCCGGCCGTGTGGTTCTCGACATGTAGACGGCCGTCGGGCCGTAGCCGGACGGTGGCGGGCCCGCGTGTGCGGTGAAGCCCCGGCCCGCCCAGAACGTCTCGCTGCCGCCGACGGCGACCAGGGAGATCTGCTCGTAGCCGTGCGCGCGGGCCGTCGCCATGAGGTGGCGCAGGAGGTGCCGGGCAAGACCCCGGTGCCGCAGGTGTTCCGCGACGACGATGTCGTGCAGGTGCAGGTTGCGCGAGGCGAGCGTCGGCCCGCGCTCGGGTCCGTCCAGCTCCGGGTACGCGGACTCCGGGTACGGCAGGGCCAGCAGGTAGCCCGCCAGCTGCCGTCCGAGGTCCAGTGCGAAGCACGTCCCGGGCGACGCACCGGCCCGGGACTCCAGCGCCTCCCTCCCCTCGGAGAGGCCGAGGGGCGCGTAGGCGCGGGACTCCAGTGCCACGATGCCGGGCCAGTCGCCGTCGGCGATGCGGCGTATGCGTACGGCCTCGGTCATGCCGCCTCGCCGTCGATCCAGGTGTACGGGAGCGGGCTGAAGCCGTTGAAGCCCTGCGTCATGTAGCTCGTGGCGTACGCGCCGCAGGACATCACCCAGACCGGGTCGCCCGAGGCGAGGGTCTTGGGCACCGGCACGAGGCCGTCCTCGTGCGAGTAGGCGTCGTCGCTGTCGCAGGTGGGTCCCGCGACGACGGCGGGGACGGATTCGGCGTCGCGGTGCGAGGGGAAGACGAGCCGGTACTGCAGCTGGTCCATTTCGTAGAGGCCGTTGAACTTGCCGCAGCTCAGGTACAGCCAGTACTGACGCTCGCCGTCTGGCCTGCGGCGCGCGGAGAGCCGGGAGACGTGGGCGCGGATGGCGCCGTGGTCGGCGATGAGGTAGCGGCCCGGTTCGATGACGAAGCCCAGGTCGTGCCCGGGGAGCGCGCCCAGGCGTGCCATGCCCTCGCGGATGACGGTGAAGATCTTGTCCATCGGCGGTTCGAGGGTCGTGCCGTGCTTGTCGCGGTAGCCGAGCGCGGGCAGGCCTCCGCCGAGGTTGACGTGGTCGAGGGCGATGCCGCGGGCCGTGAGTGCGGTCAGCACGTCGGCGATGCGGTCGAACGCGCCGTTCCAGGCGTCGGCGGTCATCTGCTGCGACCCGACGTGCACGGAGAGGCCCGCGGGTGTGAGCCCCAGGTCGCGTGCCGTCTCCAGGATCGCGAGGGCGTCCTCGGGCGAGCAGCCGTACTTGTTGCTGAGTCCCCAGAGCGCGCCCTCGCCGGTGGTGGCGAGGCGGCAGAACACGCGGCTGCCCGGGGCGTGTTCGGCGACCGCCCGCACGTCCTCCAGACTGTCGGTCGCGAAGTCCCTGATGCCGAGCCGGAACGCGTCGGCGATGTTCCGGTCGGACTTCACGGTGTTGCCGTAGTGCACCCGGCCGAGGGGCACGCCCGCCCGCAGCGCCTGCTCCACCTCGATGGGGCTCGCCGCGTCCACGCCGGAGCCGCGCCGTGCGAGGAGGGCGAGGACCTCGTCGACCGGGCAGGCCTTCATGGCGAAGCGGACGGCGACACCGGGGAGTTCGCGCAGGAGGGTGTCGTACCCCTCCTCGATGCCGGGGAGGTCGAAGACGATCTGGTCCTCGGCGGCGGCCGCGAGGGCGTCGAGGAGTGAGGCGCTGTCGGGTTCGTACGTCGTCGTCATGGTGCTCACGCGGGGGTTCCCGTCGCCTGGAGCGGGCCGATGTCCTGGGCGGCGCGCATCAGCGGCTGCCATGCCTCGGTGAGCAGGGCGAAGTCCTCGATGTCGCCGCGTGCCTCGTCGAGGAGGCGTTCGCGGTGGGCGGCCAGGTGGTCGGCGACGGCCGTGTACCGGCCGCCGAGCCTGCGGTGGGCGGCGTCGAGGCGATCGAGGCGCCGGACGTTCTCCGCCTGGTCGAGTGCGGTGCTCTGCCGGGCGAACTCGGCGACGACGGTCGGGCGCACGTGGCCCTGCTCGTCGAGCAGCTCCTCGCCGGCCTCGGTCATGCGGTCGTAGATGTGGTTGAAGTAGAGCATCGACAGGAGGAACTTCGCGTAGCGCGTCTGGTACGCGAGGAAGCCGGCGTCGGTCCTGCGCTCCCCGGTGTAGTAGTTGACGATGTTCCGGTTGTGCAGGACGCCGGGCAGGGCGGCGTCGTGGACCAGGTGGATGAGGAAGTAGTCGCTGCCGATGGTGTCGGTCGCGGGCGGCAGCGGCACGCGCTCGTGCACGTCGTGGAAGCTGATGTTGCACATGTCGACACGCATCGGGTCGACGAGGCCGAGCAGTGCGTGGTCGCGCTCGAACGGGTCGGTGCCCGCGCCCCGGAAGGACTCGTCGACCAGCGCCCGCTTCTCCGTGTCGGACCAGTGCTCGGGCGCCCAGAGGCTGACCACGTCGTAGTACACGTCCGGGTCGGTGCGCTGGATGTCGCCGATGTCCACGGAGAGTTCCCCGACGAAGGAGCTGCCCACCATCGCCACGCGCCGGTCGGCGTGGCGCGGTTCGAGAGCGCTCTCCGTAACGCCGTGCGCCGCCTCCCGGGCGGGCTTGCCGAGCGACATGAGCTCGTGGTGGACGGGGAAGACGGGCTCGCCGTCGATGCTCTGGTAGCGGCTGTCGGAGTCCCTGCGGTGGACGGACTCGCAGCCGAGCGCACGGGCGATGAGGAAGGCGCGGTTGGTGCAGGCGCCGTAGGAGAGGCGGTCCGGGAGCATCAGGTCGAGCGTCAGCTCGGGCTTGGCGACCTCGGCCCGCTCGATCACGTCGCGCAGGAAGTCGCGCTGCGCCGCCTCGTCGAGGTGGTGCACGACGACGTGGGGCAGGTCGGGGAGTGCGGCGACGGCCCGGGTGTGGTCGGCGAACGTGGCGGTGTCGGAGGAGTCCAGGATCAGCAGGTGCGCCTCGACGTCGAAGTGCGCCGCCGCGTACGCGGCTTCCTCGCCGATCGCCGCGATGGTCTCGGGGCAGGACCGGTTGGTGGGAAGGGTCAGGCAGATGCGTCGCATGCGGCTTCCCCGTTCCAGGACTTGAGGCCGAGCAGCTTGGCGCCCAGGTCGTTGAGGGCGGCGGTGCCGTAGCGCAGGGCTTCGGGCTTGTCCGCGTCGCCGAGCAGCGTGGCGTTCCACTCCGGGGTGCTCAGGTTGGACCAGGAGTCGATGCGGGAGCGGCGCAGTTCCTCGTGGGACTCCAGGGCGGGCATCATCGAGAGGTACTGGACCGCCCGGACGCCGTCCTTCGACGTGTTGGGGGCGACGCCGTGGGCCAGCAGGCCGTTCCAGATCAGCAGGTCACCGGCCTCCAGCTCGGGCCGGACGACGGGCATCTCGTCGCGGTCGATCGCGGGGCGGATGGGGTCGCGGCCGTCGGGCTGGAGCGCCTTCCACCGGTCGAACCGCCGGAACAGTTCGGGGCAGCACTGGAAACCGCCGTGGTCCTCGCGGGTGTCGTCGAGGGCGATGATGCCCTGCACGCGCTGGGGCAGCACGCCGAGGGTGGTGTCGACGTCCCAGTGGAGGTTGATGTCGAAGCCGCGCTCGGTGGGCGCGATCAGGGAGCGGGAGCGGTTCTTGACGTTGGGCGGGTTGAGGTTGAGGCGGTCCAGGGTGACCCAGAGCTCCTCGCAGTCCCAGACGTCGACGAAGGCGTCGTAGACCCGCTGCGCCTGGCGGCTGTCCCAGATCAGCTGGTGGTGGTAGGCCTCGACGAAGCCGTAGACGTGCAGTTCGCGGTCGAGGTCGGAGCGGAACTCGCGGTCCTCGTACCAGGTCTCGGGGCGGCCGCGGTCCAGGCCCTGGAACTCCCAGGCGAAGTCGAGGAGGTCCTTGGCGGCCTCACGGGGGATCGCCTGCTTCACGACTATGTAGCCGTACGTCTGCCAGTGGGCGAAGTCCTCCTCGGAGAGGACTCGCAGGGGGCGGGTCTTCTCGAGGTCGCGCAGCTGGGTCTGCGCCAGGTACGTGTCGGCGTCCGAGCTGAAGTACGGGACGTCGGAAGGGGCTCGATGGAGGTAGCGGTCACTCGCTGCCATGTGGTGCTCCAAGGATCGGTGCTCATCTCCGGCGGCAGATCTCCACGCCGGATCACCAAAATGGACTAGACCAACTCTCCGTGTCAACAATTGAATTGGGCGCCTTGAGGGGCAAAAAGGCGACATTTACCCCCAGTTCACTCGCCCGTCATATGTGGATTCGGCAAAGATCCCGCAGCTCAACTCGGGCCTACCGACGGGTAGTTGGACCGGACCAAAACGAAAGAGGCGCCACCGCACGCGGTGACGCCTCTGGTGAGCCCGGCCAGGAGTTACCTGCCTCAGGAACCCGCTGTTACGCGCTGTTACGCGCTGCTACTCGTCGATCGCCGCGCCGAACGCCGCGTCCGCCGCCGGTGCCCCCAGCGAGCCCGCGCCGTACGTCCAGGACCCGGCGGCGGTGACCCCGCCGGAGTTCGCGGACAGGACCCACACCACGCCGTCCCCGGTGTTCTCGCCGGGCGCGGCCGCCAGGAGCCCGAAGCGCCCGTCGCGGTTCGGGTCGGTGAGCCGCACCTGCGCGCCCCACTTGTCGCCCTTCTCGGCATCACCGGGAACGTCCGCGGAGTTCTGGTCGAACGACTTCGCGCCGCTCGCCGTCATCCCGTTCTCCGAGCCGCGAAGCACCCAGACGGCCCCCGCGTCGGCGACCGTCCCGATGTCCTCGCCCGGCGCGCCGATCGCGACGTCGGCATAGCCGTCGCCGTTGGTGTCCGCGACCGACAGGTCGGCGCCCCAGCCGTCCCCCGGCTCGGCGACACCGGGCACACCCTCGGCGTCCTGCGTCCACCACTTGGCCTCGTTCACGAGGCCGTCCTCCGTTCCGTAGCGCACGCCGACCAGGCCGCCGGTCATCGTCTCGCCACCGTCGTCCGGGGACGCGGGCTCGCCGGTCACGAGGTCGTCGTAGCCGTCGTTGTTGATGTCGCCGGAGGCCGCGACCGGGCCGCCGCGCAGGTCGTTCTTGTACGTCAGGCCGTCGGCGCCGCCCGCGAACTGCACGGACCAGCCGTGACCGGGCTCGTCCCCGTCGGTGGTGCCGGAGGCCACGAGGTCGGCGTAGCCGTTCTTGTCGTAGTCGCCGGTGGTCAGCGACTTGGAGACGATCGCGCTCGTGGCGGCCGACCTGCCGAGCCGCTCGGTGGCCTGACGGCGCAGCGGCGCCTCTCCCCGTGCCTGCGGCGCGGGGTCGTACACGAAGAGGTCCAGGTTGTCCCGGTCGAGGACGGCGAGGAGGTCGCCGGGGGTGTCCGCGGTGAAGTGCGCCGCGGCCAGGCCGAGGCCGAACTGCTGGCCCGCGGCGGCGCTCTGGCTCTGCAGCCAGCTGCTCGCGGAGCCGGTGAGCCCCGACTTCGAGCCCCACAGGACGGCGACGCCACCGGCGTCCGCCCCGGCGTCGAGGTCCTCCCCCGGGATGCCGATGACCGCGTCGTCGTAGCCGTCGCCGTCGAGGTCGCCGGTGGCGACGGCCTTGCCGAAGTTGTCGCCCGCCTCGGCGGCACCGGAGACACCGGACGTCGACTGGCTGAATCTGGCGACGTCGCTGGTGTTGATGCCTCCGGTGGAGCCGTACTGGATGGTGACGAGCCCTGCGCCCTTGGCGCCGCTCACCGTGGCACCCGGGGCGCCGACCAGGACGTCCTCGTATCCGTCGCCGTTGAAGTCACTGTTGCGGTCGTCGGCGCGGGTACCCCCAGGGGTGCCGGCGAAGGCGGAGGGGGCGGCGGCGATACCGGCCCCGGTCAGCAGAAGGAACGATGCCGCGGCGAGGGCGGCCGAACGGTTCTTGCGCACGAGCGGCTCCTGTGAAGGAAGGTGGCCGGGCAGGCGCGGGGGGTGTCCGGAAAGGGCCCGTTCCTTGTCCGGCGCCCTGTTCGACACGGGATGGGGCGCCAGGGTTGTACGGCATTCACGACCTGCTTCCGGAGCGTGTGCTCGCAGTTGCCGGAAGCGTCACTTCCATCCGGCGTCGCTTCCTTCCGGCGTCACTTCCATCCGTACGCGTACGCCG
The sequence above is a segment of the Streptomyces sp. Je 1-369 genome. Coding sequences within it:
- a CDS encoding DUF6271 family protein yields the protein MRRICLTLPTNRSCPETIAAIGEEAAYAAAHFDVEAHLLILDSSDTATFADHTRAVAALPDLPHVVVHHLDEAAQRDFLRDVIERAEVAKPELTLDLMLPDRLSYGACTNRAFLIARALGCESVHRRDSDSRYQSIDGEPVFPVHHELMSLGKPAREAAHGVTESALEPRHADRRVAMVGSSFVGELSVDIGDIQRTDPDVYYDVVSLWAPEHWSDTEKRALVDESFRGAGTDPFERDHALLGLVDPMRVDMCNISFHDVHERVPLPPATDTIGSDYFLIHLVHDAALPGVLHNRNIVNYYTGERRTDAGFLAYQTRYAKFLLSMLYFNHIYDRMTEAGEELLDEQGHVRPTVVAEFARQSTALDQAENVRRLDRLDAAHRRLGGRYTAVADHLAAHRERLLDEARGDIEDFALLTEAWQPLMRAAQDIGPLQATGTPA
- a CDS encoding phytanoyl-CoA dioxygenase family protein — its product is MAASDRYLHRAPSDVPYFSSDADTYLAQTQLRDLEKTRPLRVLSEEDFAHWQTYGYIVVKQAIPREAAKDLLDFAWEFQGLDRGRPETWYEDREFRSDLDRELHVYGFVEAYHHQLIWDSRQAQRVYDAFVDVWDCEELWVTLDRLNLNPPNVKNRSRSLIAPTERGFDINLHWDVDTTLGVLPQRVQGIIALDDTREDHGGFQCCPELFRRFDRWKALQPDGRDPIRPAIDRDEMPVVRPELEAGDLLIWNGLLAHGVAPNTSKDGVRAVQYLSMMPALESHEELRRSRIDSWSNLSTPEWNATLLGDADKPEALRYGTAALNDLGAKLLGLKSWNGEAACDASA
- a CDS encoding esterase, producing MRKNRSAALAAASFLLLTGAGIAAAPSAFAGTPGGTRADDRNSDFNGDGYEDVLVGAPGATVSGAKGAGLVTIQYGSTGGINTSDVARFSQSTSGVSGAAEAGDNFGKAVATGDLDGDGYDDAVIGIPGEDLDAGADAGGVAVLWGSKSGLTGSASSWLQSQSAAAGQQFGLGLAAAHFTADTPGDLLAVLDRDNLDLFVYDPAPQARGEAPLRRQATERLGRSAATSAIVSKSLTTGDYDKNGYADLVASGTTDGDEPGHGWSVQFAGGADGLTYKNDLRGGPVAASGDINNDGYDDLVTGEPASPDDGGETMTGGLVGVRYGTEDGLVNEAKWWTQDAEGVPGVAEPGDGWGADLSVADTNGDGYADVAIGAPGEDIGTVADAGAVWVLRGSENGMTASGAKSFDQNSADVPGDAEKGDKWGAQVRLTDPNRDGRFGLLAAAPGENTGDGVVWVLSANSGGVTAAGSWTYGAGSLGAPAADAAFGAAIDE